The Tenrec ecaudatus isolate mTenEca1 chromosome 12, mTenEca1.hap1, whole genome shotgun sequence genomic interval atttcttttattGTTGGAAGTCCCAAAGGCTGAGTCTAGTCATTTTTCCTTATTATTTTTGTCTATAATGCCTTTCACCCTGCCCCTCTGGCCCAGGTCCACGTTCTGAGGCAGGTGCAGTCAGGTATGAGTGGAATGGGCAGTGGTGGCCAGGAAGCCTCCCCACCCAGCTCAGACACCTGGAAGgagcggggcaggggcaggggcaggggcaggggcaggggcaggggtgggtagAGGCCGCACAGAAGGGCACTCGTGTTTTTGTGGGAGGTTCACAGCTCATCAGTCACCAGGCATGGGAGGAGGCTGGTCAGGGGCTGGGGTACTTGCTCACAGTAGTTGCCATCTCTCTCCACCCTGCCTCCCCATCACCCAGTCTTGCGGGTTGGGGGCAGAGAGAGTGAAGAAAAATACAAGGGCTGAGGGCCAAGCCTCCTCCAATTTTTATTGCTGGTGAATTAGAAAGTTGCTTTTCCCTTCCTGTCTCGGGGAGTTGAACTGAGGACCCCAGAGGAGGAAGGGAGTGACATCCCCCCAATTGGCAGCCATGCCCAGCCTACTCTGGGCAGACACTGGACCACCTCAGGGTTCCTTCAGGTCAGCCTGCTTCTTTAAGGGCAATCACATCAACCTTCCTCCCTCAGGCTCGGACTTGGAGGGGTGGGTAGCGCACCAAAGATCAAGCAGAATTTTCTAATGGTAGGAGAGGGGAGGCCTGGCAGGAGAAGAGACCTGGGATGTTGATGTTCTGGGCATGACAGGAGGAGGATGCTGGGGTGCTCGAGTCAGGGAAGACACAGGAAGACATCACAGAGACTCATCCAACCTCAGAAAGGACCAGGGAAATGCCCGAGAGAGGCAGGCAGCACTTGATAGCTGTCGTCAAagctggagtgtggtcctgggtgtggGGTTAGCCAAGCAGACAAGAATGTGTGGGGTTCTTCGGGAGGGCAAGTCTTCCCTGGGCACCAAGCCTCCGCCCTCCCcagcacacacatacagacactcaCTCAGGACCAGGCTGAGGCCTGAGCCCAAGAGACCTTGGAGGGAGGGGCTGGCAGGTAGCCCTCTCAACCACAGACAGGCCTTCTCTTCCCACCTGCCCTGTcaatctgggggtggggggacagagagtacTGCAGGAAGGCCAGGGCAGGAGCCCAGGGGCCTGTCTGCCCTATCTGGCTGTACGGCCAAAGCCGTGAGCACAGCAACAGTGAACAAGGGATGGCCAAGGGGCAGGATGGCCCCCTCTCCTACAAAAGGGGCCAAGAAAGCTTGGGCTCCCTACTGCCAGGGACCCTCCTCCTACTTGCTCTGCCTGCCCCTTAAGCCCTCCTTGGAGCGAGTGTCCAAGTGGGCTGCCCAGAGAAACAGGCAGCGGCCAGGCTTGGTGGTCACCAAAATGCGGGGAGGGTGTTGGTCTGGTCACAGCTTCTTTGAGAACCTCTTTGGTCTGGGGATTTGGGAGGCATAGGAAAGCGAGATGGAGGAGAGGGGACGCTGGGGACTCAGGCCTTTTGACAGGGCATTTGTCAAAAGGCAGCATGCCCAGGTGGGTGGAGATGGGAGATCAGATTTCCGTGGACTCGATGCGCTCCAGGCGGGACGGAGTCCAGGCTTTCTTCTCCTCCCCGTGCTGGGGAGTCGGAGTCGGCGTGCTTGCACCCCCGGCCGCCCCGCGCTCCCGCAGCCGCCGCTCCAGCTGCTGGTTGCGCTGGTACATCTCTACGTAGCTCAGCTGCAGCTGCTTCTGGTACTCGAtgaccttctccttctcctccagcCACACGCGGCGCTCCTCGGCGAAGCTGGCACCCTGGCGCTCCCGGGCTCGCCGCTCGGCCGCCAACTCGGCCTGCAGCCGCCCCACCTCCCTCCGCAGGGCCCGCGTCCCGCTATCCCCGCCGCCGCCAGCGTCCACCTCCCCGTCCAAGGACCCCAAGGAGGCGGAGGCGGTGGCGGCGGCCATGCCCGCCTGACGGCGCATCTTGGCCTCGTCGCTCTCACACGTGGCCAGCGCGTCCTGGGGCTCGGCCGGGTCCACTGGGGTGAGCGCGGGCTTGTGGCAGGCCGCGGGTGGGTCACCCTCGCCCAGCTCCAGGCTGGCCTGCTTGCTGCCGAAAGAGTCCCGCAGGCTGAGCAGCTGCTCCTCCTTCTCCCGCAGCGACGCCCGGCCCTCCCGCAGCTGCGAGCGCAGCCCCACGATCTCACTCAACTTCTGCGACACGTCCGCCTGGGAGTCCTTCAGCTGCTGCTTCAGGAGGGAAATCTCACCAGCCTTCTGGCACACCTGggcaggggggcagggagaggagaggCCAGGGTAAAAGCAGGGCTCTGCTTGgcctacccccacccacccacccatctagCCCCAGGGGCACCAAGCTGCTTCAGAGCCAGGCCCAGCCCCTCAGAAGGGTCAGAAATGACACGTGGGGCTCCTCTCTCTACTCTGGACTCTCAAAACAAACTCaaggccactgagttggttctgacgcagcgggctggtggtttcaaaccttgtggtgagcagcccaatggggAATCCACTACCCCATCAGGGCAGTAGGGTTTGACTCAGGTCAAACATGCCTAATTGCATACAGTCATCTCACAGAGCCAAGGGTCAGCTTCCAGTCCCCgggcaactcagtgaccctatagagcaggctgtgggttttcaagaccataactctttccGGAGTAAAACGCCTCACCTTTCACCTGACTAGTCCTCACAGATTCACCTAAtctatcacccacccccttcccctttcAGCCCTCTGTGAAACTGCTGGGGCTTTTCCCAgagggggagaaggaaggagACAGAGGGACAAGGCCTGGGCCCTCAGCCCGCACCTCCCACTTAGTTTCCTCCATCCGAGGCAAGAAGTCGGCTTGCTCCTTCTGGCAAGCGGCCACCTTGTCTTCGAGCTCCCCGCGCTGACGCATCAGCCGGGCGGCCTCCTCCTGAAGCTGCTTCTTGTCCTGCTGCAAGCGCAGCACCTGCAGCTGGAGGCCCTGCTGGGCGCGCTGGGCACGGCGGGCCACCTGCTGCAGCTTCCCGCTGCAGCCCTGCCGCAGCTCGGCCAGCTCACGCTCCCAGGCCTTCTGCCGCTCCTCCAGGACCTGAGCCACGGCCGCCTCGCTCTGCTCCAGGCTCCTCCGCAGAGCCGCTACTTCCTGCTCCTTCTCCCACAggcgctcctccagctcctggatcAGTGTACTGGGCGAGGGCGGCGAGCAGGCCGCAAACGGCAGGCCTcccccgctgccgccgccgctgccgccctcCCCAGAGCCCAGGTGTCCCGAGCGCCCCATGGAGCAGGAGGACCCACTCTTGCTGGAGGCCCGTCCACTGTCAGAGGCTGCCAGGTCCTGGTAGCCCGACCCGCCACCACTGCTACCGCTGCCACTGCCATAGCTGGCAGTGCCAATGCGGTTGATGTGGCTGGTGGAGGCACTGAGGGGCGCGAGGTGCTGGCTGTAGCTGGAGCTGTAGGTGGGCAGGCTTGTGAGTGAGTTCCGGCCTGAGTCAGAGAGGCTGCCCCCACTCCCGCTGGCCGGGGTCATGGTCCGAGACTTGTCCAGTCCACCCTTGAGGCCTCCCCCAGGGCCCTGGCGTCCCTCAGGGGTCCCATTGGTCTGTGGGGGGCACAAGTTCTGCATGGAGTGGAAGTTCTTGGGTACAACAGGCTTGAAGGCTGACGGCCGAACTAGCGGCTCTGAACACTGCATAAAAGCAAAGGAGGAAACGGGCATGGGGCAGGGCCTTAGTCTGGTTGGGACTCTGTCTTGTTGTCCCACCTCCCATCCTAGTCTCCCACCCCTGTCAGAGTTCCATCCTGAGAATCCCTTGCAGGTGGGTCTCCACCTCATAGACAGGTCTCTGTCCTGGACCCACTAGCTAGATTAGGCCCACATGgctcccccccactcccagccTCCATCTTGGCCCCCAAGCCCCAACCTCCTCTTTGTCCACCCTTCTGAGCTGCACCCTCCCTCCAGAAAAGGGCTGTGAGGGTCTTAGGTCCTGAGGGCTGACCTGGTCTAGTTTGCCAGAGGTGGCTAGGAGCTTGGGAGGGTGGCTGGGTTCCCGGTATTGGGGTGGGCCCTTGTCACTGccaccgctgctgctgctgccactgctgctGCCCACCACATTGCCGCAGACGTCTGTGTGGTCACTGCCCCTCAGCTCGCCATTGAGGTAGAGGGAGTTGGCTAGAGCCTTATCCTCTGAGGGGTATCGGCCAGGCCTCTCCCTGCTGGCCCCACCACCACTGCTTCGGGGACCAGGGAAACTGCCttggcctcccccaccccccgtgcgGGTGCCCACACTCTTCATGGTGAACTCTTGGGCGTGGGCCACCCCGCTGCCCATGGCCAGGCGGGGCTCCGGGGGTCCGATATCAGAGGGCCGAGGGGCAAAGGCCAGGAGGGGGTCTCGCCCCGGGTCAGCGCGCACAGGCAGTGTCTCCAGCTTCGCCATGGCTAAGCCAGGAGGGGCCTGTGGGCACAGGTGGGAGGTAGAGAAAGGTCAAATTGCCACCCCCACGTCCATCACAACACCCAACCAAGTCCGCCCGGGACCATCTGCACTCTGCTCCTTTCCCTAGAGTGGGTACAAGGATCTCCCCCGTTCCTGCCCCACCCAGGTGCCCAGGGTGGAGTTTGGTAGTGGAGGCTGTTGGTTCCCATCTGACAAATGCCAACACAGGGTCCCATGCTCACACCCTCCAAACTTGGCTCAACTCTTCCCCAGCCTGAAGTGCATTCCATCTCTCGATTCCGGAAACCCCCTCCTCcgtcaacacccccccccccattctggcTCCTCTGCCTCGTGCTGCAGCTCCCACAAATAAGTTCTTCACAATGCATGGGGACCTGCAAAAGGCAGCCTCATGGGTCCCATGGCTACATACCTGAATCCAACAAAGAACCTCTGTAGTTATGGGAAGGAGAGTGCCCaccccattaaaaaaataaaaaattgtgGGTGGGTGGGTCCTTCCCACACCTAACCTAGAGTCTTGCAGTCAAGGGCAGAAGCAGAAGCTCACTCCCGGGGCGGCTCCTTGCCTTTCCAAGCGGTTGAAGGCTGACAGGTCCTCAAGCCAGGGACCCTCGGATGCCTGCTCTGCAGGAGCCATGGGCCTCAGTCCCGCAGTCAGGGCTCCTCCAGGACCAGCTGCGCGACTCTGGGCCGGCCAACTGAGCCATCCCGGGAGGGCGGCTGTGCTTTCCTTCACTAGGGGTGGGAAAGAAGGACCTACCTTGGGGAGCTGCCACAGGCGCGGGAGGGCAGGGGGCTGGCGCCAGGGCAGCGGGCGGGAGCTGCGGCTGCGGGGAGTGTGCGCTCGGGCGCCCTAACCCGTGGTGTCCCCGTGCCGCGGGCACGCCCCCTCCCACGCGGACCGAGGGGCGCTGTGGCTGCAGTGGGTGACCAGGGAGCCCTTCCGGAGGTCTTCCCAGCTGGGCCTCACAGGACCCTTCCCAAGGTCGGCCGATACTTTCGCCAGGAACCCGGGCTGGTGGACGGAGAAGTGCCACCAGCTGCGGAGGCTGGCCGAGCTTCCCTCCCGGCCAGCGTTTCCCACaggtgggcggggggaggggcggaGCCTCCGCACCCAGCGACGCCCGCAGAATTCTGCACCCGCTAAGAATCCTCTGCCACCACCGGGAAGACTACTTGGATTCCCCACCccgtccccgcccccgcccccgcccccgccccccagctcaCGGTGGACCTTGACCCTGCTGCACGGTCCCCATGAAGTTCTCTGAGCCCTGCTGTGGgcgtgcggggtgggggtgggggcaccttCCAAGGCCGGCCCACAGGAGCAAGGGGGCCCCCCCACCCCGGCCAGCAGGGCCTCGGGTTACCTGTGCTCTAGAGGCCCCACTTCCTGGTTCCTTTGTCTCCAGTGTGCACCTGGGAACACCTGTCCCAGAGAGCCACGGAATGGTGCAGGCAGAGGTACTGGTGGGCAGTGTCTCTCGGGGGTGCAGATGCTCAAATACTGTGCCAGAGATGGAAGGGCACACTACCCTCCAGGCCTTTTTCACCGACACCCATCAAACCCCTAGACTGGAGCCCCCTTCCCCTACCAGGTGAAGGGTCCAGGGGCCCATGGCCCTTTGAGGCCCTCAGGCAGTCTTCTACAGAGATGCCCTCTTCCAATGACTGTGCCCCCTTTCTTCAGGCCCAAACCAAGGGAACGTGACagacacccccaccaccccaccccatcccctgcaCACCTCAGGAGTCTCTGGCCACCTTGCGGGGAATCACAGTGCTCCGGAACTGGAGAGTTCACCTGCCAGTCTGTCCACTGCTTTGTAGAATTCTGTTCTCTCTGCATCTGCCCCAGTAGGGATGGAAAACAGCCCCTTTGTGACCTTCCTCCCTCTGGCCAGACCCACCTACCTGGGACCAGGACTCGGTGAGGCAAGAGGCACATAGGGTGCAGTTTACGTGCAGGATCAGCAGCTACACAACTCTGAGTGCCGCTTGACACGCTGTCCCCTGGACTCCGCTCTGCCTTCACCCCACCATTCCACCCAAACTAGGGCCCTGGGTGACCTGGGGCTCTCAACCCAGTGAGAAGGCCTGGAGCAGAGGAAGAACTGGCAAGTCCTAATGCAAATGTGCTGGGTGGGGGAGTGTCACAAAAGAGGAGTCTGGGCTGGGACAGAGGAGAGTGACCTCATTAACCTAAAAGGGAAAGAATGCCTGGGCAGGGGGGTCCGGTGGAGAATGCTCCcaggaaacccagagaaaagtgcCTCTCAACCACTGGTCAGAGAGGTGGGGGGTGTCATCAGTGCTCGGTGGTATGGGTGAGGCCTGTCATCCAGCCAGGATGACAGAAACCGACATCTGGGAGGTGCTGGGAGCAGGAAGAAGGTCAGGAGAAGGTGGGTTTGGAGGGCTAAGTGGGGGGTGGCTCTAAGAGTGTGGTGGACCCCTGGTACCAAAAAGAAACGACCGGTGAAATCCGGGGTGGAAGAGTGTACCTTGGATTTGACAGATGATGACATCAGTAATGTTTACGTCAGAAAGGCGCTGGGAAAATAGCACAGACTAGGGGGTGGAATGCTATAGAAAGTGAGATGGGTAATACTCTCTGAAAAGAGGCCAGAAAAGGTAGTAATTTAAGGAGGTCTAGGGATCCAAAGACTGTCTTTACTTAAAAACTGAAACATGGTAAAAACAGAGTGTGTTGCTACGCCAAAGGCTGGCACCAATAGTGAGGGTGAGATGAAAGATCCAGGCAGGTAGGTGTGGGCAGGAGCAAAACTCCGAAGTGATCATTaggctcgggggggggggggggggggggaggcacatTGGATAATGTTTGCGGAGGCAGGTGCTTTATAAACTGTAAGGTGCAGTCCAACACGCAGCACCGCTTTTCTCAGAGGCTCAGGAAAGGTGGGTCTGATTCACATGTCATCCTTTGCACTATTTCCGCTGAGCGGTCGCCTCAGACACTCACCCTCAGAGTCCCGGGTGGAAACTAGGTCTCAGGACCACTGTCTGTAGTCTCCTGTTCCAGTGTTCTACTTGAGCATCCTTGACCTCCAGCCTATTGCATCTTTCCTGTGAGTCTCACTCCCTAAAGCTGCTTGGCATCATGTTAGCTTGACATGGTCAAACCAAGTGTTTCCTGTACCTTGCATCTCCCAAGcctggacagctgccccttctcTCTCCTAACCCTATAAGACGCTGGCAGGACAAGAAGGGGGATCAGCAGAAACTAAGGCCAGGGGAAGGGTTTGAGCTTCATGTATGGGTGGGCCAGAGTCCTGAACTGGCTCAGGTAACCAAATATGGTCCCCAAAGGCAGCTGGTAACTGGTTCAGCAATCCTAGATGCCACCCAGTTGCCGGATGCTGTCCCATCAGCCCCGAGTGCTTGGGGCACTCCCCACAGTATCAGTGATCAGTAAAGCGGCTCTATGTGGGGGTTACACTTCCAACCCACCCCACCTGTGTCCTTCTCCAAACTAAGAACATGTCACCTACTCTTGAAGCCCAAGTCCAGTCCATTCCTCTCCTCAAGATCTCGCTAGCACCCTTGTTGGGAGGTGCTGGGGCCTCCTCACTGGCCTTTCTCCCCCTATACTCCCTCCCCCACACAGCTGCTGGGGGACTCTTTTAAAGGGCAAAGCCGAtcttgtccctgctctgcccaaatCCGTCCACCAGCGGTGGGTGCCAAGCGTGGCAGACATGAGCCCTAGAGGCACCTGCTCCAAGTGTAAATCCCAGCTCGGCTGATTAGGGGTTTACCTCATGCaggttgtttcatctttctacgcCTCAGGGTTCTCACACCTACCTTGCAGGAATCTTGAAAAGTAAATCTATTATGGGGAAAATGTCTTGGTCCCCAGAAGTAGAGCAGAGCTTACACTGGGGCCTTCCAGGCCTCTCCCACTACCCCATCTGTCTCCCGGCTAGGAAGCTGCCTGTGACCATCTTCAAGGGCCAGCTCAAATGTCCCCTTCCAGGCCAGTGTCCCTGGTTCCCTGGGGGTCATGGAGCATTTGGCTCTGGCCACCCCAGGGAGGTTTCACTGGGGGCCTCTCGGGGCTGATCAGCGGATGGCCCAGAGCACACACAGCAGAGTCCTGGGGCTTCTGGGGTTTGTGGAGGAGCAGATGCAGGGAGGGTGCATGGGAGAATACCAGTCAAGCAGTGGAAGGACTGAATCCAGGCAGGGAAATCAGGACACGTTTCGTTTCCTGGAGGAAGGGCTGAGGGAAGGGATCAGGGGTGAGGGTAGGGGGCAATGTAGGGCCTTTAGGGTGCAGAGGTCTCCAGAACTTCTTGGTTGGGATGTGTGAGATGAAATCCATTTTCCCTTGATGGCGTGGGCGCAGGAGGGGGTACAGGCCCATCCTCTAGATCCTGGCTCCGATGAAGCGCACGTTTCAGGACTGAGGGGGCCGacagctgtggcgccccaccacccccccaaccTCCAGAgcgcacacacgcgcgcacacacgagCTTCcgcggggtgggggaagcatcgcCATTCACCAGCAGCCTACAGTCCGCATCGCCAAGCCCGTCGCAGGCCGTCAGGCAGAAGTGCCCAGAGGGTTTCTGTAGTGGGGGAAAGCCCACTCGCACCaccctatccccccacccccaccaacgtGTGCAGCCCCAGGGGGCGGGGCGCGAAGGGAAGAGGTGACATAATCCGGGCCGCACCCCCTCCGGCCGCCACCTCCCCCAGGCCCGGCGAAGCATCCATGACATCATCGGCTGCATGTCGGCTCTCCTCCCCTCTGGGACCCCAGCAACGGGACGCGCCCCCTCCCCATCTCTGGGTCCCGCCAGACAAGCAGCGCGGTGCAGCGGGCAGAGCCACGGGCGGGCACCCGGAGGAGTGCCGCGGCGGGCCCGCCTCACTTACTAGCAGCCTAGGAGTCCGGTGCGGTGCCTCCGGCGCGGGCGCTACCGGTCCGGCTCGCTGGCGCAGCCCGAAGCCCGCCCGGCAGGGCGCGCGGCGCGGGCCCGGCTCCGCTCCGCGCCCCTCCCGCTCCCCGCCCGGGCCCCGCCCACCCGCGGCTGCGGCAAACGCGGGCCCGCCCTCCGGCCACGCCCCCCAAGCCCGCCAATCCAGGGCTAGGGCGGGGCGCTGGCGTTAACCCCTTCTGCCCTGCACCCTCGCCGGCGCGGACTGTCCATCTCACCTGCTCTAAGGCGGCTCTAGTCCGCCTCGAGCCCTTTGGCTCGCCGCCTGTTAGCCCCCAGACCCTTGAGCTCTGTCTTCGCGCTCTCCGGGCCAGCACACCCTGCGGGTCCGCGCCCCGCTCTTTGGC includes:
- the LZTS3 gene encoding LOW QUALITY PROTEIN: leucine zipper putative tumor suppressor 3 (The sequence of the model RefSeq protein was modified relative to this genomic sequence to represent the inferred CDS: inserted 1 base in 1 codon); this translates as MAPAEQASEGPWLEDLSAXQPLGKAPPGLAMAKLETLPVRADPGRDPLLAFAPRPSDIGPPEPRLAMGSGVAHAQEFTMKSVGTRTGGGGGQGSFPGPRSSGGGASRERPGRYPSEDKALANSLYLNGELRGSDHTDVCGNVVGSSSGSSSSGGSDKGPPQYREPSHPPKLLATSGKLDQCSEPLVRPSAFKPVVPKNFHSMQNLCPPQTNGTPEGRQGPGGGLKGGLDKSRTMTPASGSGGSLSDSGRNSLTSLPTYSSSYSQHLAPLSASTSHINRIGTASYGSGSGSSGGGSGYQDLAASDSGRASSKSGSSCSMGRSGHLGSGEGGSGGGSGGGLPFAACSPPSPSTLIQELEERLWEKEQEVAALRRSLEQSEAAVAQVLEERQKAWERELAELRQGCSGKLQQVARRAQRAQQGLQLQVLRLQQDKKQLQEEAARLMRQRGELEDKVAACQKEQADFLPRMEETKWEVCQKAGEISLLKQQLKDSQADVSQKLSEIVGLRSQLREGRASLREKEEQLLSLRDSFGSKQASLELGEGDPPAACHKPALTPVDPAEPQDALATCESDEAKMRRQAGMAAATASASLGSLDGEVDAGGGGDSGTRALRREVGRLQAELAAERRARERQGASFAEERRVWLEEKEKVIEYQKQLQLSYVEMYQRNQQLERRLRERGAAGGASTPTPTPQHGEEKKAWTPSRLERIESTEI